One Fusarium oxysporum f. sp. lycopersici 4287 chromosome 8, whole genome shotgun sequence genomic region harbors:
- a CDS encoding N-acetyl-gamma-glutamyl-phosphate reductase: MFSATSGAFRAGARRVAPRVARSNVKTAAPTALRSINPNRALSTTKALASLPGRDRTREIVAQTINSIGSRREGEQYLKLFTSVESQKFAVIKVGGAILSEYLDELCRSLVFLSEMNLYPIIVHGAGPQLNNLLESAGVEPQFEEGIRVTDAKTLGIARKLFLEENLKLINRLDELGVATRSISGAFMADYLDKEKWQYVGKITKVNKDAIEKSIEAGYIPVLTSMAESEDGHLLNVNADVAAAELARALEPLKVVYLSEKGGLYDGDGEKISTINLDAEFDHLMAQPWCRYGTRLKIKEIKELLDTLPRSSSVAIIHPSDLQKELFTDSGAGTLIRRGDKIQRVSSVNEIGDISKFKETLARDRQGLDAEATVERFVDHLKEKNFNAYYDDGMQCLAVVLPANEERPIATLATLNITKAGWLSNVAENVFAAIKKDHPSLVWTVSEEDENLTWFFEKADGTFNKNGNVLFYYGCDLRSDALVPVYEEFKAHGRAMFGDNLESRLRDAAKATSETLNASQSRT, translated from the exons ATGTTTTCCGCCACTTCTGGAGCTTTTCGGGCTGGTGCCCGACGAGTCGCTCCCCGCGTCGCTCGTTCCAATGTCAAGACTGCCGCTCCGACTGCGCTCCGATCCATCAATCCCAACCGAGCCCTCTCTACTACCAAGGCTCTCGCGTCTTTGCCTGGCCGCGATAGGACTCGGGAGATTGTTGCGCaaaccatcaacagcatTGGCAGCAGGAGGGAGGGTGAGCAGTACCTGAAGCTCTTCACCTCGGTTGAGTCCCAGAAGTTTGCCGTTATCAAGGTTGGCGGGGCCATTCTTTCCGAATACTTGGATGAGCTTTGCCGAAGTCTCGTTTTTCTTTCTGAGATGAATCTTTATCCCATCATAGTCCACGGAGCTGGTCCTCAACTCAATAATCTTCTCGAGTCAGCTGGTGTTGAGCCCCAGTTTGAAGAAGGTATCCGAGTTACTGACGCCAAAACCTTGGGTATTGCTCGCAAGCTTTTCCTTGAAGAGAACTTGAAGCTTATTAACCGACTGGATGAGCTCGGTGTTGCGACTCGATCGATTAGCGGTGCTTTTATGGCTGATTATCTTGATAAGGAGAAGTGGCAGTATGTTGGCAAGATCACCAAGGTCAACAAAGATGCTATTGAGAAGTCCATTGAGGCTGGCTATATCCCTGTCCTTACTTCAATGGCTGAATCTGAAGACGGCCATCTCCTTAACGTCAACGCTGATGTCGCTGCCGCCGAGCTTGCCCGTGCTCTTGAGCCCCTGAAGGTTGTTTATCTGTCAGAAAAGGGTGGACTGTatgatggtgatggcgagAAGATTTCTACTATCAACTTAGACGCCGAATTCGACCACTTGATGGCTCAGCCTTGGTGCCGATACGGAACGCgactcaagatcaaggaaaTCAAAGAAT TACTGGACACACTCCCCCGCAGCTCATCCGTTGCTATTATCCACCCCAGCGATTTGCAAAAGGAGTTGTTCACCGACTCCGGTGCCGGTACCCTCATTCGTCGAGGAGACAAGATCCAGCGAGTTTCCTCTGTCAACGAAATTGGGGATATttccaagttcaaggagaCTCTGGCCCGCGACCGCCAGGGTCTTGATGCTGAGGCCACTGTCGAACGTTTTGTCGATCATCTTAAGGAGAAGAACTTCAATGCCTACTACGACGATGGAATGCAGTGTCTAGCTGTCGTCCTGCCAGCCAATGAGGAGCGACCAATTGCTACACTGGCTACTTTGAATATCACCAAGGCTGGATGGCTCAGCAACGTCGCTGAGAACGTCTTCGCTGCCATCAAGAAAGATCACCCTAGCCTGGTCTGGACTGTCagcgaggaggatgagaaccTAACTTGGTTCTTCGAGAAGGCTGACGGAACCTTCAACAAGAACGGCAATGTTCTTTTCTACTATGGATGCGACCTCCGATCTGACGCTCTGGTCCCTGTCTACGAGGAGTTCAAGGCCCACGGCCGTGCTATGTTCGGCGACAACCTGGAATCTCGACTTCGAGATGCTGCCAAGGCCACCAGCGAGACCCTCAACGCCTCTCAGAGCCGAACTTGA
- a CDS encoding vesicle-associated membrane protein 4 — MPEQEAPYDPYIPSGQAGAQQQGAGGNARTQALQAQIDDTVGVMRDNINKVSQRGERLDALQDKTDNLAVSAQGFRRGANRVRKQMWWKDMKMRMCLIIGIIILLVIIIVPSVVATR; from the exons ATGCCTGAGCAGGAAGCCCCCTACGACCCCTACATCCCCAGCGGCCAGGCTGGAGCCCAACAACAGGGCGCTGGCGGCAATGCCAGAACGCAGGCGCTACAAGCT CAAATTGATGATACCGTGGGTGTGATGCGtgacaacatcaacaaggtGTCCCAACGTGGTGAGCGCCTCGATGCTCTTCAGGATAAGACCGACAACTTGGCCGTCTCGGCACAAGGTTTCCGTCGAGGAGCCAACAGAGTCCGCAAGCAGATGTGGTGGAAGGATATGAAGATGCGAATGTGTCTGATTATCGGTATCATCATTCTGctggtcatcatcatcgtcccCTCTG TTGTGGCTACTCGTTAA
- a CDS encoding vesicle-associated membrane protein 4, producing MPEQEAPYDPYIPSGQAGAQQQGAGGNARTQALQAQIDDTVGVMRDNINKVSQRGERLDALQDKTDNLAVSAQGFRRGANRVRKQMWWKDMKMRMCLIIGIIILLVIIIVPSGMCSIRQRCVVEYSDNPP from the exons ATGCCTGAGCAGGAAGCCCCCTACGACCCCTACATCCCCAGCGGCCAGGCTGGAGCCCAACAACAGGGCGCTGGCGGCAATGCCAGAACGCAGGCGCTACAAGCT CAAATTGATGATACCGTGGGTGTGATGCGtgacaacatcaacaaggtGTCCCAACGTGGTGAGCGCCTCGATGCTCTTCAGGATAAGACCGACAACTTGGCCGTCTCGGCACAAGGTTTCCGTCGAGGAGCCAACAGAGTCCGCAAGCAGATGTGGTGGAAGGATATGAAGATGCGAATGTGTCTGATTATCGGTATCATCATTCTGctggtcatcatcatcgtcccCTCTGGTATGTGTTCGATTCGTCAAAGATGTGTTGTTGAATATTCTGATAATCCTCCCTAG
- a CDS encoding ectonucleotide pyrophosphatase/phosphodiesterase family member 1/3: MSFHNLNTNPSREDRDNASFLSPVAYDDDASSLHSRSDQDTDTDDDELISRARNSRELRAHDRIVLMEEEDIDRLVTDSRQKKERERRGSGLAVPNIGKMFGRRGSSSGNRSINSSAENLVIEKRKTRRQRRQKKREKLVEHAQHGEDGELMYEMEEGGMKEGSSTGESSERDDSDELDRHHLNMIAEAKAQRRRSWRRWVFIHSLIAIGFAILILLAWKLSKNRRNRFTKANQPLVSNGTALFAPTSLIISLDGFRADFLQRGLTPTLNSFVAEGVSPKWMHPSFPSVTFPNHYTLATGLYPESHGIVSNTFWDPDMQSQFYYTHPGQSLDPKWWGGEPFWVTAEKQGVRSAVHMWPGSEAHVLHTEPSLMDKFNGKETLENKVARIMEFLDMPGFEDKTVDTGNMRPQLIAAYVPHVDSDGHKFGPNSTEIRQTIKNVDGMLGQVFHGLEQRNLTDIVNVIVVSDHGMATTDISRLIQLEDLIDTDKIEHIDGWPLYGLRPKNPDDLKGLYYELKEKSKSNPNFEVYLRDVDMPERYHFSKHHRIAPLWVVPETGWAIVTKDEFDVEEGKKKNLVYHPRGLHGYDHEHPLMRAIFIARGPAFPHPANSQIEVFQNIEVYNMLCDSVGLTPSSNNGTLRLPLKPIGVHKPEDTPEEPADPPSAPKKPARPTLSEKPSHPERPTVPQKPTQPERPTVPVAPTQSAKATVSLKKPAKPSKSAVPSKDSGGKDGDSDSDSDSGDDDDDKDEGIWDWFTHKVEKVWHKITGDD; the protein is encoded by the exons ATGTCCTTCCACAACTTAAATACGAACCCTTCTAGGGAGGATCGCGACAATGCCTCGTTCCTCTCTCCTGTCGCATACGACGACgatgcttcttctcttcactCCCGCAGCGATCAAGATACCGATACCGACGATGACGAACTTATCTCGCGCGCGAGAAATAGTAGAGAATTGCGTGCTCACGATCGCATTGTCttgatggaagaggaagatattGATCGACTTGTTACCGATTCGCGACAGAAGAAAGAACGGGAGCGCCGTGGCTCAGGACTCGCAGTACCTAATATAGGCAAAATGTTTGGTCGTCGAGGAAGCAGTTCAGGAAATCGTTCGATCAACAGTTCCGCAGAAAATCTTGTGATTGAGAAGCGAAAGACTCGACGCCAACGGAGACAGAAGAAGCGAGAGAAACTTGTGGAGCATGCTCAACATGGAGAGGACGGAGAGTTGATgtatgagatggaagaaggaggtATGAAGGAAGGGAGCTCAACTGGCGAGAGTAGCGAGAGGGATGACAGTGACGAATTGGATCGACATCATCTAAATATGATTGCCGAAGCAAAGGCCCAGCGACGTCGCAGCTGGCGCCGGTGGGTCTTCATTCACTCCCTGATCGCCATAGGCTTCGCGATCTTGATTCTCTTAGCCTGGAAGCTATCCAAGAATCGCAGGAACAGATTCACCAAGGCGAACCAACCCCTGGTCAGCAATGGAACCGCCCTCTTTGCGCCCACGtccctcatcatcagcctGGATGGTTTCCGCGCCGACTTCCTCCAACGTGGATTGACACCTACCTTGAACTCGTTCGTTGCCGAGGGAGTGTCGCCGAAATGGATGcatccttcttttccatcaGTCACCTTTCCGAACCATTACACTCTTGCAACAGGCTTATATCCTGAAAGCCATGGCATCGTCAGCAATACCTTCTGGGATCCTGATATGCAATCGCAATTCTACTACACCCATCCTGGCCAGAGTCTTGACCCAAAGTGGTGGGGAGGAGAGCCTTTCTGGGTTACAGCAGAGAAGCAAGGGGTTCGGAGTGCTGTCCATATGTGGCCAGGAAGCGAGGCACATGTCCTTCACACTGAACCAAGCTTGATGGATAAGTTCAATGGCAAAGAAACACTTGAGAATAAGGTCGCCAGAATCATGGAGTTTCTTGATATGCCCGGCTTTGAGGACAAGACAGTGGACACCGGCAACATGCGACCACAATTGATTGCCGCTTACGTTCCTCATGTCGACAGTGATGGTCACAAATTCGGTCCCAACTCCACCGAGATCCGCCAAACTATCAAGAATGTGGACGGCATGCTGGGACAGGTCTTCCACGGACTCGAGCAACGCAACTTGACCGACATTGTCAACGTGATTGTCGTCTCCGATCACGGTATGGCAACCACAGATATCTCAAGACTAATCCAGCTCGAAGACCTTATCGATACAGACAAGATTGAGCATATCGATGGCTGGCCACTCTACGGTCTTCGTCCCAAGAACCCAGACGACTTGAAAGGACTCTACTATGAGCTTAAGGAGAAGTCAAAGTCTAACCCAAACTTTGAAGTCTATCTTCGTGACGTCGACATGCCCGAGCGATATCACTTCTCCAAGCATCACCGCATCGCCCCGCTGTGGGTTGTTCCCGAAACAGGATGGGCCATTGTCACCAAAGACGAGTTTGATgtagaagaaggaaagaagaagaatctcGTATATCATCCGCGAGGTCTTCATGGTTATGACCATGAGCATCCGCTTATGAGGGCCATTTTCATTGCCCGTGGCCCTGCGTTCCCCCACCCAGCGAACAGCCAGATCGAAGTGTTCC AAAATATTGAGGTGTACAACATGTTGTGCGACTCTGTTGGTTTGACGCCCAGCTCCAACAACGGAACTTTACGGCTTCCCCTGAAGCCTATCGGCGTGCACAAGCCCGAAGATACACCCGAGGAACCTGCCGATCCTCCGTCCGCCCCCAAGAAGCCGGCTCGCCCAACTTTGTCGGAGAAGCCAAGTCATCCCGAGAGGCCGACTGTGCCTCAAAAGCCTACCCAGCCTGAACGACCTACGGTCCCAGTTGCCCCTACGCAGTCCGCCAAGGCGACAGTCTCACTCAAGAAACCCGCGAAACCATCAAAGTCGGCTGTCCCCTCTAAGGACAGCGGAGGTAAGGATGGGGATAGCGACAGCGATAGTGACAGtggcgacgatgacgatgataaAGACGAAGGAATTTGGGATTGGTTCACTCACAAAGTGGAGAAAGTATGGCATAAAATTACTGGAGATGATTGA